The following proteins are co-located in the Rhodococcus opacus B4 genome:
- a CDS encoding potassium-transporting ATPase subunit F has product MTGAGILAVALVAIAAALVVYLLIALIDPERF; this is encoded by the coding sequence ATGACGGGCGCCGGAATACTCGCGGTCGCGCTCGTCGCGATCGCCGCCGCACTCGTCGTGTACCTCCTGATCGCGCTCATCGACCCGGAGCGCTTCTGA
- a CDS encoding pyridoxamine 5'-phosphate oxidase family protein yields MDKIKRYPDRARTERAQLDAVLDAAPMGTLATVVDGQPWAVPMLYARDGDRILLHGSTGAGALRQVAAGAPAVLCVAMLDGIVVADTLFDSSANYRSAVVRGNLVTLNADESAGALDALSDVLIPGRSSEVRGHRRKELAATLALALPITPGQWTVKVRDAPPGEPAEVSSAWAGVVPVRSVAGDPVPAPWVATGTPVPASVSRLTRTA; encoded by the coding sequence GTGGACAAGATCAAGAGATACCCGGACCGTGCCCGAACCGAGCGAGCGCAACTCGACGCCGTTCTCGACGCCGCGCCGATGGGCACCCTCGCCACCGTCGTCGACGGCCAGCCCTGGGCCGTGCCGATGCTGTACGCCCGCGACGGCGACAGGATCCTGCTGCACGGTTCCACCGGTGCCGGTGCACTGCGGCAGGTGGCGGCGGGCGCGCCCGCGGTGCTGTGCGTCGCGATGCTCGACGGAATCGTCGTCGCGGACACGCTGTTCGACTCGTCCGCCAACTACCGTTCCGCGGTCGTCCGCGGCAACCTCGTGACGCTGAACGCGGACGAATCCGCCGGCGCCCTGGACGCGCTGTCGGACGTGCTGATCCCCGGTCGCAGCAGCGAGGTCCGGGGACACCGGCGCAAGGAACTCGCCGCAACGCTGGCCCTCGCCCTCCCGATCACGCCGGGCCAGTGGACCGTCAAGGTGCGGGACGCGCCGCCGGGCGAACCCGCCGAAGTGAGCAGTGCCTGGGCCGGCGTCGTCCCCGTGCGGTCGGTCGCCGGTGATCCCGTCCCGGCGCCCTGGGTGGCGACCGGCACACCGGTGCCCGCGTCGGTGTCGCGGCTGACCCGGACCGCGTAA
- a CDS encoding PLP-dependent aminotransferase family protein — MPRISPELHLTLRLPDTDAPLRHRIAESILDEIRGGRLRPGDPLPSTRALAHHLTVARASVVDAYDELCSSGYANARAGSGTRIAPGADVAARAHVASHPVTRRSERVPPHAPANPEALWDLTPGHPDPGLISTADWRRAWRSAAAAPVTSDVPGPDGHPELRRALAGHLRRTRGIAARPDELVVVPGVGSALRTLVAAAGLIGRDVVFEEPGYTRARLVLGAADARTRHVPVDDDGLDPALLRGTDAAAYCTPAHQYPMGARMPVGRRARLVADAAASGTLIIEDDYDGEFRYDVSALPALRSIDRGSECVAYVGTASKILTPAIRVAWVIAPPALRPGIVRALDTTGEACCAITALALAHFIDSGALSRHLARASRTYAARRSAFVAALQQQLSAVSTDGVGIAGIEAGLHVVLTLPRSVDDVALSADLQDHGVTVPSLADYRTTSSGPRGLVCGYARLPESQASGAAGAIGEVVRRHLR; from the coding sequence ATGCCCCGGATCAGCCCCGAACTGCACCTGACGTTGCGGCTCCCCGACACCGACGCACCGCTTCGGCACCGCATCGCGGAGTCGATTCTCGACGAGATCCGAGGGGGCCGCCTCCGGCCCGGCGACCCGCTGCCCTCAACACGGGCGCTGGCCCACCACCTGACGGTCGCGCGGGCGTCGGTGGTCGACGCGTACGACGAACTCTGCTCCTCCGGATACGCGAACGCCCGCGCCGGTTCCGGCACCCGGATCGCACCGGGCGCCGACGTGGCGGCCCGCGCCCACGTCGCCTCGCACCCGGTCACACGCAGGTCGGAGCGGGTACCGCCGCACGCCCCCGCGAACCCGGAGGCCCTGTGGGATCTCACCCCGGGTCACCCCGACCCCGGCCTGATCTCCACCGCCGACTGGCGCCGGGCGTGGCGGTCGGCCGCGGCCGCCCCGGTGACGTCCGATGTTCCCGGCCCCGACGGGCACCCGGAGTTGCGGCGCGCCCTCGCGGGGCATCTGCGCCGCACCCGGGGGATCGCGGCGCGGCCCGACGAACTCGTCGTCGTTCCGGGAGTGGGCTCCGCGCTCCGGACCCTCGTCGCCGCGGCCGGGCTGATCGGCCGCGACGTGGTGTTCGAGGAGCCCGGCTACACCCGGGCCCGCCTGGTTCTGGGGGCCGCGGACGCGCGGACACGCCACGTGCCCGTGGACGACGACGGCCTCGATCCCGCACTGCTGCGCGGCACCGACGCGGCGGCCTACTGCACGCCGGCCCATCAGTATCCGATGGGTGCCCGGATGCCGGTGGGCCGCAGGGCCCGGCTCGTCGCCGACGCCGCGGCGTCCGGAACGCTGATCATCGAGGACGACTACGACGGCGAGTTCCGCTACGACGTCTCGGCGTTGCCTGCCCTGCGCAGCATCGACCGCGGCTCCGAGTGCGTGGCCTACGTGGGCACCGCATCGAAGATCCTGACTCCCGCGATCCGGGTGGCGTGGGTGATCGCCCCTCCGGCGCTGCGGCCGGGGATCGTCCGGGCGCTGGACACGACGGGTGAGGCCTGCTGCGCGATCACGGCGCTCGCGCTGGCGCATTTCATCGACTCCGGTGCGCTGTCGCGGCACCTCGCCCGCGCCTCCCGCACGTACGCGGCCCGCCGGTCGGCGTTCGTCGCCGCCCTGCAGCAGCAGCTGTCGGCGGTGAGCACGGACGGAGTCGGAATCGCCGGCATCGAAGCCGGTCTCCACGTCGTCCTGACGCTGCCGCGCTCGGTCGACGACGTCGCCCTCTCCGCAGACCTGCAGGACCACGGGGTGACGGTGCCGAGCCTCGCCGACTACCGCACCACATCGAGCGGACCCCGGGGACTGGTCTGCGGTTACGCCCGGCTGCCCGAGTCCCAGGCCAGCGGGGCCGCCGGAGCGATCGGGGAGGTGGTCCGCCGGCACCTTCGCTGA
- a CDS encoding amidase: MSTGQLGSEPRGDEEGDRSPGLVEQVKALVAGDTTSVAATRAALDRIDASQSRLNAFKVVRRNKALAEAAEADRRIAAGERLPLLGVPIAVKDDVDVAGEPTAFGCPGDFPPAARDSEVVRRLRAAGAVVVGKTNSPELGQWPLTGGPAFGHTRNPWNGDRTPGGSSGGAAAAVSAGLVAAAIGSDGAGSIRIPAAWTHLVGIKPQRGRISTWPAAEAFYGLTVNGPLARTVADAALLLDVAAGPHEGDIHTPAAVTVSDAVGRDPGRLRIALSLRIPFTATPTTLHPEVRQGVARIAEALRRLGHRVVVDDPDYGIMFGLGFLPRSMVGIDDWMRKVPDPSLVDPRTKGNARTGRLLRGAPLRAARAAEPRMRRRVGAIFDEYDLVLAPTTATPPPRVEAIDGIGSWATDKVITAVCPYAWPWNVLGWPSVNVPAGFTSGHLPIGAQLMGHDNAEPLLVSVAAQLESVLRWDLERPGKWW, encoded by the coding sequence ATGAGCACGGGACAACTGGGCAGCGAGCCGCGGGGCGACGAGGAAGGCGACCGGTCACCGGGACTCGTCGAACAGGTGAAAGCCCTGGTCGCCGGCGACACCACGTCGGTCGCGGCCACCCGGGCCGCCCTCGACCGCATCGACGCGAGCCAGTCGAGGCTCAACGCGTTCAAGGTGGTCCGCAGGAACAAGGCACTGGCCGAGGCCGCCGAGGCCGACCGCCGGATCGCCGCCGGTGAACGCCTCCCGCTTCTCGGAGTCCCGATCGCCGTCAAGGACGACGTCGACGTGGCCGGGGAGCCCACCGCGTTCGGCTGCCCGGGCGACTTCCCGCCTGCGGCGCGGGACTCCGAGGTGGTGCGGCGACTGCGCGCCGCCGGTGCCGTCGTCGTCGGTAAGACGAACAGTCCCGAACTGGGGCAGTGGCCGCTCACGGGCGGACCCGCCTTCGGCCACACCCGCAATCCGTGGAACGGCGACCGCACCCCCGGCGGGTCGTCCGGGGGCGCCGCGGCGGCCGTGTCCGCCGGCCTCGTCGCCGCCGCAATCGGTTCCGACGGCGCCGGTTCCATCCGCATCCCCGCCGCGTGGACCCACCTCGTCGGAATCAAACCGCAACGCGGCCGCATCTCCACCTGGCCTGCCGCCGAGGCGTTCTACGGTCTCACCGTCAACGGCCCGCTGGCCCGGACGGTCGCGGACGCGGCCCTGCTCCTCGACGTCGCGGCGGGACCTCACGAGGGCGACATCCACACACCGGCGGCAGTCACCGTCAGCGACGCCGTCGGCCGAGACCCCGGGCGCCTGCGCATCGCGCTGTCCCTGCGGATCCCGTTCACCGCCACCCCCACGACGCTGCACCCCGAGGTGCGTCAGGGCGTCGCGCGGATCGCCGAGGCGCTGCGCAGGCTCGGGCACCGCGTCGTAGTGGACGACCCCGACTACGGAATCATGTTCGGGCTCGGCTTCCTCCCCCGGTCGATGGTCGGCATCGACGACTGGATGCGGAAGGTCCCCGATCCGTCCCTCGTCGACCCGCGCACCAAGGGCAACGCCCGGACCGGTCGGTTGCTGCGCGGGGCCCCGCTGCGCGCCGCCCGGGCGGCCGAGCCGAGAATGCGGCGACGCGTCGGTGCGATCTTCGACGAGTACGACCTCGTCCTCGCCCCGACCACCGCCACTCCCCCGCCGAGGGTCGAGGCGATCGACGGCATCGGTTCGTGGGCCACGGACAAGGTGATCACCGCGGTCTGCCCGTACGCGTGGCCGTGGAACGTGCTGGGCTGGCCCAGCGTGAACGTCCCGGCCGGGTTCACGTCCGGGCACCTGCCGATCGGCGCCCAGCTGATGGGGCACGACAACGCGGAGCCGCTCCTGGTCTCGGTTGCGGCCCAGCTCGAGTCGGTGCTCCGGTGGGACCTCGAACGTCCCGGGAAATGGTGGTGA
- a CDS encoding TetR/AcrR family transcriptional regulator, with amino-acid sequence MASTDVRDRILAAALHIVGTEGIPGVTNRRIAAQAGVSLGSITYHFPTQTDLLRAALSGFVTEETQRLSELAEGYRDKGLSFEDVAALTEKVAKDLAFSAERIAPFELYIQAGRDHELRQAAAECFAAYDELTVTILTALGVPDAVSVAPTVVATIAGLQLRRLATGSDGEHDFAASVLLLLKAA; translated from the coding sequence ATGGCTTCGACGGACGTCCGTGACCGCATTCTCGCGGCGGCACTGCACATCGTCGGCACGGAAGGCATTCCCGGCGTGACCAATCGGCGGATCGCGGCGCAGGCCGGGGTGTCGCTCGGCTCCATCACGTACCACTTCCCCACGCAGACGGACCTGCTGCGCGCCGCGCTGTCGGGATTCGTGACGGAGGAGACGCAACGGCTGTCGGAGCTGGCGGAGGGATACCGCGACAAGGGGCTGAGCTTCGAGGACGTCGCCGCACTGACCGAGAAGGTCGCGAAGGATCTGGCATTCTCCGCCGAACGGATCGCCCCGTTCGAGCTGTACATCCAGGCGGGCCGCGATCACGAACTCCGCCAGGCCGCCGCCGAATGTTTCGCCGCGTACGACGAATTGACGGTGACGATCCTCACCGCGCTCGGTGTCCCCGATGCGGTGTCGGTCGCCCCCACCGTCGTGGCGACCATCGCCGGCCTGCAGCTGCGCAGGCTCGCCACCGGAAGCGACGGCGAGCACGACTTCGCGGCGTCGGTGCTCCTGCTGCTGAAGGCCGCCTAG
- the era gene encoding GTPase Era — translation MSKPEFRSGFVCFVGRPNTGKSTLTNALVGSKIAITSSRPQTTRHTIRGIVHRDHAQLILVDTPGLHRPRTLLGQRLNDLVRDTYSEVDVICLCIPADEKIGPGDRWIVQQVRQIAPKTTLVGIVTKIDKVSKDMVGQQLLAVSQLLGPETDVVPVSAASGEQVEVLVDVLASKMEEGPAFYPDGELTDEPEETLMAELIREAALEGLGDELPHSLAVVIEEIIPREGRTEKQGELLDVHALLYVERPSQKGIVIGKGGARLREVGTKARLQIEKLLGTKIFLELHVKVAKDWQRDPKQLGRLGF, via the coding sequence ATGAGTAAACCCGAATTCCGTTCCGGATTCGTCTGTTTCGTCGGACGTCCCAACACGGGCAAGTCCACGCTGACCAACGCGCTGGTGGGCAGCAAGATCGCGATCACGTCCTCGCGCCCGCAAACCACCCGGCACACCATCCGTGGCATCGTGCACCGCGACCACGCGCAGCTGATCCTCGTCGACACCCCGGGGCTGCACCGCCCCCGGACGCTGCTCGGTCAGCGCCTCAACGACCTCGTGCGCGACACCTACTCCGAGGTCGACGTGATCTGCCTGTGCATCCCGGCGGACGAGAAGATCGGCCCCGGCGACCGGTGGATCGTGCAGCAGGTCCGGCAGATCGCGCCGAAGACCACGCTCGTCGGCATCGTCACGAAGATCGACAAGGTCAGCAAGGACATGGTCGGGCAGCAGTTGCTGGCAGTCTCGCAGCTCCTCGGCCCGGAGACGGACGTCGTGCCGGTGTCCGCCGCGTCCGGCGAGCAGGTGGAGGTGCTGGTCGACGTCCTCGCGTCGAAGATGGAGGAGGGGCCGGCGTTCTACCCGGACGGCGAACTCACCGACGAACCCGAAGAGACGCTGATGGCCGAACTCATCCGCGAGGCCGCACTCGAGGGGCTCGGCGACGAACTGCCGCACTCGCTGGCCGTGGTCATCGAGGAGATCATCCCCCGCGAGGGACGTACCGAGAAGCAGGGCGAACTGCTCGACGTGCACGCGCTGCTGTACGTCGAGCGGCCGTCGCAGAAGGGCATCGTGATCGGCAAGGGCGGCGCCCGCCTCCGCGAGGTGGGCACCAAGGCGCGGCTGCAGATCGAGAAACTGCTCGGCACCAAGATCTTCCTCGAACTGCACGTGAAGGTCGCCAAGGACTGGCAGCGCGACCCGAAACAGCTGGGCCGGCTGGGCTTCTAG
- a CDS encoding hemolysin family protein: protein MTSAIALIVLAIVLVPLGGVFAAVDSALNTISSARIEEMAKEDRPGATRVLRILSDRPRYVNLMVLLRILCEITATVVLVGGLSDLLEPVWALTFTAVIMVLVDYVVIGVGPRTLGRQHAYTIALITSFPLQVIGTLLGPISRLLILIGNAITPGKGFRNGPFASEIELRELVDMAQERGVVADEERRMIQSVFELGDTSAREVMVPRTEMVWIESDKSAGQATSLAVRSGHSRIPVIGENVDDVLGVVYLKDLVQQTYHSRDGGRSVLVGDVMRPAVFVPDSKPLDSLLAEMQRDRNHMAVLVDEYGGIAGLVTIEDVIEEIVGEIADEYDQDETPPVEDLGDGMYRVSARLPIEDLGDLFGIEVENDEVETVGGLIGYELGRVPLPGSEVVSHGLVLRGEGSPDVRGRVRISTVFVQRAPIDEDDDVSDREREGDDD, encoded by the coding sequence GTGACTAGCGCCATCGCGCTGATCGTCCTCGCGATCGTCCTCGTCCCTCTCGGCGGTGTCTTCGCCGCCGTCGATTCCGCACTCAACACGATCTCGTCCGCGCGCATCGAGGAGATGGCGAAGGAGGATCGCCCCGGCGCCACGCGGGTGCTCCGCATCCTGTCGGATCGGCCCCGGTACGTGAATCTCATGGTGCTGCTGCGCATCCTGTGCGAGATCACGGCGACGGTCGTGCTCGTGGGCGGGTTGTCCGATCTCCTCGAACCCGTGTGGGCGCTGACGTTCACCGCCGTCATCATGGTGCTCGTCGACTACGTGGTGATCGGGGTCGGCCCGCGGACGCTCGGCCGCCAGCACGCCTACACGATCGCGTTGATCACGTCGTTTCCCCTGCAGGTCATCGGAACCCTGCTGGGTCCGATCAGCCGCCTGCTCATCCTGATCGGCAACGCGATCACTCCGGGCAAGGGATTCCGCAACGGGCCCTTCGCCTCCGAGATCGAACTGCGCGAACTCGTCGACATGGCGCAGGAACGCGGCGTGGTGGCCGACGAGGAACGCCGGATGATCCAGTCCGTCTTCGAACTCGGCGACACCTCCGCCCGCGAGGTGATGGTGCCGCGCACCGAGATGGTGTGGATCGAGAGCGACAAGAGCGCCGGACAGGCGACGTCGCTGGCCGTCCGCAGCGGACATTCGCGGATCCCGGTGATCGGGGAGAACGTCGACGACGTCCTCGGGGTGGTCTACCTCAAGGACCTCGTGCAGCAGACGTATCACTCCCGCGACGGCGGACGCAGTGTCCTCGTCGGCGACGTGATGCGGCCCGCCGTGTTCGTGCCCGATTCCAAACCCCTCGACAGCCTGCTCGCCGAGATGCAGCGTGACCGCAACCACATGGCGGTGCTGGTCGACGAATACGGCGGCATCGCAGGCCTCGTCACCATCGAGGACGTCATCGAGGAGATCGTCGGGGAGATCGCCGACGAGTACGACCAGGACGAGACCCCGCCGGTCGAGGACCTCGGCGACGGCATGTACCGCGTGTCCGCGCGGCTGCCGATCGAGGATCTCGGTGACCTGTTCGGCATCGAGGTGGAGAACGACGAGGTCGAGACAGTCGGCGGTCTCATCGGATACGAACTCGGCAGGGTGCCGCTCCCGGGCTCCGAGGTCGTCTCGCACGGCCTCGTCCTCCGCGGTGAGGGTTCGCCCGACGTGCGCGGGCGGGTGCGGATCAGCACCGTCTTCGTGCAACGCGCACCGATCGACGAGGACGACGACGTCAGCGACCGTGAACGGGAGGGGGACGATGACTGA
- the ybeY gene encoding rRNA maturation RNase YbeY: MSIEVSNESGMDVSEEELISVARFVIARMDVHPAAELSMVLVDSATMADLHMRWMDLPGPTDVMSFPMDELEPGGRPDSPEPGPSMLGDIVLCPSFAADQAEKAGHPLAHELALLTVHGVLHLLGYDHAEPEEEKEMFGLQNQLLDDWYEDLRRAERDAALAARDQKLLGKAGFFDAPDQ; the protein is encoded by the coding sequence ATGAGCATCGAAGTCTCGAACGAATCGGGCATGGACGTCTCCGAAGAGGAGCTGATCAGCGTTGCCCGCTTCGTGATCGCGAGGATGGACGTGCACCCCGCGGCCGAGTTGTCGATGGTCCTCGTGGACTCGGCCACCATGGCCGACCTCCACATGCGGTGGATGGACCTGCCCGGCCCCACCGACGTGATGTCGTTCCCGATGGACGAGCTCGAGCCCGGCGGCCGCCCGGATTCACCCGAGCCGGGACCGTCGATGCTCGGGGACATCGTGCTGTGTCCGTCCTTCGCCGCCGACCAGGCCGAGAAGGCCGGTCATCCGCTCGCCCACGAACTCGCTCTGCTCACCGTGCACGGTGTGCTGCACCTCCTCGGCTACGACCACGCCGAACCGGAGGAGGAGAAGGAGATGTTCGGCCTGCAGAACCAGTTGCTCGACGACTGGTACGAGGATCTGCGCAGGGCCGAACGCGACGCCGCGCTCGCTGCCCGGGACCAGAAGCTGCTCGGCAAGGCCGGCTTCTTCGACGCCCCGGATCAGTAA
- a CDS encoding PhoH family protein — protein sequence MSEQDQNGETFGATRPAERTVRSSIDLPPETVPPLLGSSDENLRALERVLDADIHVRGNAVTLTGRPGDVALAERVIAELGAIVGRGQPLTPDAVRRTVGMLTQGLSESPAEVLTLDILSRRGKTIRPKTLNQKRYVDAIDANTIVFGIGPAGTGKTYLAMAKAVQALQTKQVSRIILTRPAVEAGERLGFLPGTLHEKIDPYLRPLHDALHDMMDPEAIPKLMQSGVIEVAPLAYMRGRTLNDAFIILDEAQNTTAEQMKMFLTRLGFGSKVVVTGDVTQVDLPGGARSGLRAATEILGDIDDIYFAELNSSDVVRHRLVSDIVDAYERFEADRDGKVELGNRAQRRAAHSRSPRR from the coding sequence GTGAGCGAACAAGACCAGAACGGCGAGACGTTCGGCGCCACGCGTCCGGCGGAACGCACCGTGCGTTCGAGTATCGATCTTCCACCCGAAACGGTCCCGCCTCTCCTCGGTTCTTCCGACGAGAATCTGCGCGCTCTCGAACGGGTTCTGGACGCAGACATCCATGTACGCGGCAACGCGGTCACGTTGACGGGACGCCCCGGCGACGTCGCGCTCGCCGAGCGGGTCATCGCGGAACTGGGCGCCATCGTCGGACGCGGGCAGCCGCTGACTCCCGACGCGGTCCGCCGCACCGTGGGCATGCTGACGCAGGGCCTGAGCGAATCGCCGGCCGAGGTTCTCACCCTCGACATCCTGTCGCGGCGCGGCAAGACGATCCGGCCGAAGACGCTCAACCAGAAGCGGTACGTCGACGCGATCGACGCCAACACCATCGTGTTCGGCATCGGCCCTGCCGGTACCGGCAAGACCTACCTCGCGATGGCGAAGGCGGTGCAGGCCCTGCAGACCAAGCAGGTGTCGCGGATCATCCTCACCCGCCCCGCGGTCGAGGCGGGCGAGCGTCTCGGGTTCCTGCCGGGCACGCTGCACGAGAAGATCGATCCGTACCTGCGGCCGCTGCACGACGCCCTGCACGACATGATGGACCCCGAGGCCATCCCGAAGCTGATGCAGTCGGGTGTCATCGAGGTGGCGCCGCTCGCGTACATGCGTGGTCGCACACTCAACGACGCGTTCATCATCCTCGACGAGGCGCAGAACACCACCGCCGAGCAGATGAAGATGTTCCTCACCCGCCTCGGCTTCGGTTCCAAGGTCGTCGTCACCGGCGACGTCACGCAGGTGGACCTTCCGGGCGGCGCCCGGTCCGGGCTCCGCGCGGCCACCGAGATCCTCGGTGACATCGACGACATCTATTTCGCCGAACTCAACAGCAGCGACGTGGTCCGGCACCGCCTGGTGTCCGACATCGTCGACGCGTACGAGCGTTTCGAGGCGGACCGGGACGGCAAGGTCGAGCTCGGGAACCGCGCACAGCGGAGAGCGGCGCACTCGCGTTCTCCACGGCGGTAG
- a CDS encoding alpha/beta hydrolase family protein — protein MDRIRIAYGTEPQQFGHFYPPEDPGPGPVAVVMVVHGGFWSGKYHLNLGTSFAVDLARHGVAVWNVEYRRLGAGGRWDEMSADVLAALDAIAGPVAERSPVPFDLSKVRVAGHSAGGQLAVWLAGAKQTAVRPERVVSQAGALDLASAGERGRRIGYIEDLLGVPFDEDPDRYRAASPLHRVPVGVPVVCIHGTEDAQVPAKVSVRYSEAAEAAGDPVALHLVEGEDHYAFLNPETECWKISRDALLSDDGEV, from the coding sequence GTGGACCGCATTCGCATCGCCTACGGCACCGAACCGCAGCAGTTCGGGCACTTCTACCCGCCCGAGGATCCGGGTCCGGGCCCGGTGGCGGTGGTGATGGTCGTCCACGGCGGTTTCTGGAGCGGGAAATACCACCTGAACCTGGGCACGAGTTTCGCGGTCGACCTGGCGCGCCACGGTGTCGCCGTCTGGAACGTCGAATACCGCAGGCTCGGTGCGGGCGGCCGCTGGGACGAGATGTCGGCCGACGTCCTCGCCGCGCTCGACGCGATCGCCGGCCCGGTCGCCGAGCGGTCGCCCGTCCCGTTCGACCTGTCGAAGGTCCGGGTGGCCGGGCACTCCGCCGGCGGGCAACTCGCGGTGTGGCTCGCCGGCGCGAAGCAGACGGCGGTCCGGCCGGAGCGGGTCGTGTCCCAGGCCGGCGCCCTCGACCTGGCCTCGGCGGGGGAACGCGGCCGGCGGATCGGGTACATCGAGGATCTCCTCGGTGTGCCGTTCGACGAAGACCCGGATCGGTACCGCGCCGCGTCCCCACTGCACCGCGTCCCCGTCGGGGTTCCGGTGGTCTGCATCCACGGCACGGAGGACGCACAGGTCCCGGCGAAGGTGAGCGTCCGGTACAGCGAGGCCGCGGAGGCCGCCGGGGATCCGGTGGCGCTGCATCTCGTCGAGGGCGAAGACCACTACGCCTTCCTCAACCCCGAAACGGAGTGCTGGAAGATCTCGCGGGACGCGCTACTGTCCGACGACGGCGAGGTCTGA
- a CDS encoding 16S rRNA (uracil(1498)-N(3))-methyltransferase, which produces MAATVFFLDPLPEVGSTAVLDGPEGRHAATVRRIGVGERIVLADGRGGLADTEVTAAGKDRLELTVHDRRQVSAPSPSVTVVQALPKAERSELAVELATEAGVDAIVPWQSSRCVARWEGPKVAKGVARWRSAALAAAKQSRRAIVPAVSELHRTAGMLAVVREVIGRGGVVAVLHEAATQGLAELPLRSAAEIVLVVGPEGGISEDEITALTEAGAVPVLLGPHVLRTSTAAAVALGAIGVLTDRWGAAPLA; this is translated from the coding sequence GTGGCGGCGACGGTCTTCTTCCTCGACCCGCTGCCCGAGGTGGGGAGCACCGCCGTCCTGGACGGCCCGGAGGGCAGGCATGCCGCGACGGTGCGCCGGATCGGTGTGGGAGAGCGGATCGTGCTGGCCGACGGACGGGGCGGTCTCGCCGACACCGAGGTGACGGCCGCCGGGAAGGACCGGCTCGAGCTGACCGTCCACGATCGCAGGCAGGTGTCGGCGCCGTCGCCGAGTGTCACTGTGGTGCAAGCGCTTCCGAAGGCGGAGCGATCCGAGTTGGCGGTCGAGCTGGCCACCGAGGCCGGGGTCGACGCCATCGTGCCGTGGCAGTCCTCGCGGTGCGTGGCGCGGTGGGAGGGCCCGAAGGTCGCGAAGGGTGTCGCGCGCTGGCGTAGCGCCGCACTCGCCGCCGCCAAACAGTCCCGGCGGGCGATCGTGCCCGCGGTGTCGGAACTGCACCGCACCGCCGGGATGCTCGCCGTCGTCCGCGAGGTGATCGGACGCGGCGGAGTCGTCGCCGTGCTGCACGAGGCCGCGACGCAGGGCCTCGCCGAGCTGCCGCTCCGGTCGGCCGCCGAGATCGTGCTCGTCGTCGGTCCCGAGGGCGGCATCTCCGAGGACGAGATCACCGCGCTGACCGAGGCCGGCGCCGTGCCGGTGCTGCTCGGTCCGCACGTCCTGCGGACCTCGACCGCTGCGGCGGTTGCGCTGGGCGCCATCGGTGTCCTCACCGACCGCTGGGGCGCGGCCCCGCTAGCCTGA